The sequence AGTGCTACTAATACTGAGTTCGGGACCAAATTTTATTACGTTTCTCCCTGAAATAAAAAATGAAAAAACAGATATAAGAAACGCTAATATTGTAGTTAAAAAAGTGGTTATAACTAAACCTTGTTTATGGTTGCGTTGTTTTTCATATTCGTATTTTTCATATTCAAGTAATTCATCTCTAGAAAGGACAATCTCGGATTCTAAGTATAATTTTCTATCACTAATCTCGGAAATTTTTCTTATCTGTAATGTTTTTAGCAGCTTCTCCAAACGTATGTCTATATCTTTTTCATCGGATAAATCAAGAAACTGGTATTGATTGATAAACGGGGGTATTACCGAACCCTTATCTTTTATAATTGGAATAATTTTCTTATGGTTATCTCTTCTGATTTCACTGATTATTAACCCCACTTCTGTAGAAAACCACTGTCTCTCACCGCTATTTTTCGAGAGTATTATCAATATTAAATCGGCTTTTTCAATAGCACCTGCAATTGCAACTACAATATTATCACCCGGCAAGATCTCATTCTCTATATCCAAAATCTCTAAGTCGGATTGATTT comes from Fibrella aestuarina BUZ 2 and encodes:
- a CDS encoding toll/interleukin-1 receptor domain-containing protein — its product is MKIWITYSYEDKEFVDKIKYFLNQSDLEILDIENEILPGDNIVVAIAGAIEKADLILIILSKNSGERQWFSTEVGLIISEIRRDNHKKIIPIIKDKGSVIPPFINQYQFLDLSDEKDIDIRLEKLLKTLQIRKISEISDRKLYLESEIVLSRDELLEYEKYEYEKQRNHKQGLVITTFLTTILAFLISVFSFFISGRNVIKFGPELSISSTTIIALVLGAFIGVIISLILIQFRKK